The following nucleotide sequence is from Bactrocera oleae isolate idBacOlea1 chromosome 2, idBacOlea1, whole genome shotgun sequence.
cccttggacttctgttcaatctgctcattgggttcggccctttggggagtatcgtggtggctgtggtttaaacctaaatgctggaagaactgaattttcagttcgaaaaaagaagttgcacaaacaactgggtgccgtacccgaaaacggaagaggttttaggtcggcctcgaatcacaccaagatggtagtgtggacccagacacactgccactggtatccaaatacatacttgcaaaaagctcgtattgtttggggcgcttatcaacgcattgtattgattgatattgtgttttggaacaccgtgaggtaaggccgtcgccggcaggtactcacgtaaatctacaacgaaagttgtactTTGTTGAGGGGGTTGACATgtcgatggacaaaacggtcacaatgctgcttaagggcagattgttgccggttcgtccaccgattgtctgggtgaatggggtcagcatcaggtatgtgacgcaagtcaaatacctggggctgaccatgagtggAAGCATGTGTTTTACTTCACACTTGGTGAAtctgaaggagcgactgcaggaggtcgtaggcaaagtgcgacgcattttgaggagcgattggggccttggacgccgtgctgttcgcaccatataccgtggtctatttgtggcttgtgccacttatggagccgcaatatggtgggaatcagcgatgacggtctctggtcgccgaaaactcctctcggtgtaacgttgcatgatgcttgcatgtttgcctgtatgtcgcaccgtttcaacggatgcgatgcaggttttattAGGTAcacccctcttgacctgattatTGTACAGCGatctgttgcattcaggttgaGAAGGGGCTTgggtgtgtcattgctgcggaatgattggatttccggtgatgatgtggagagggagggatttctaggtagcaagaggcttctagatgatagggttagaagtagggtacatccgggacgttaaGTTTGTTgggggtaacccagacttcagattttgtctgagtctgggttttttgttaccGGGACATGGGCCCCTGAAtacatttttgcatcagagtcacctttctgataggtcggggtgtttgtgtggggcgcgatgtgaagacttggttcacttgatcgcggagtgcccgatgtactcggacattagagATCTCGGGGGCATGGGTATTATCTTTACTGATGGACgtttagatgttagcggtgtgatcttcaCTACTCGGAATGTCGAACAGTTAGGGTCAtatgcgcgtgaattgtttaggcgatGGAGGCGTTTAACTGAGAATTAGGGTTAGTTTCTTGGGTGAAAGGGATTCAACCCCTGGTTtccagtccagagcagtatggaggctcaactggtagtagcttcgactacgaggtctgaccggagacgtaattctggtaccacgggcagcaggggcccttggagttcgctccaacctggtCATGCgaactggcccttcggggagtatcgtggtggttgtggttgatgcccaaatgcgggaagagtgttttatcactcaatgtggagttgcacagcaaccgggtgccggacccaaagtacggcagaggtttaaATAGGCCGCGAACCCCACCAAGGTGtatagtgtgtccattccacactacctaTCGGTACTGCAAAATGCCTgacattttcggggcgctgatcaacgcattgtattgatacgccgtgcttttgagcacaGTGAGGTAAGGctgtcgacggcaggtactcacgtaaaacactgACGTTGTACTTTGTTGAGGTTTGAGAGTTTTAAAATCGAACCCACGAGTAGATCAATGCAGCATTCAAACTGGTATccacaaaaattatatacaaatataacattggtaagtattttattttttctattagttATATTTCAGAGAACTTCGTTGATttgttgtgaaaataaaattgtacttTGGATCCataataatatgtttatgttACTTATCGaacaatttcttatttttttgctAACATAATACCATTATTTGTTATaccgattattattattttatttcatattatcttAGAGCCATTAACTGATGCAAGCGACTTCTTTGCTTGCTAGTGAGACAATCGAACAGTCGTCTGGATCTAAACAACTCACGACGGTTATGTAATGGTGGCCAAAGGGATGTATAGCTGAGGTGtctaaagttaataaaatattcgattacAATAGTAtgacttaaataaatttaagaattcATAGTTATTGAAGTATAACAAGACAAGttagtatattattaataacaaGAATATAAAAGAGCTATAAAAGTGTCATAcaattatttaagtatatattaggTAAGTTTAGACCTCAATAATTATTTACCTTTGTAAACTTACTACCTCATAGGCGGTCGGTTGAGCTCCAAGTAATAATGAAATTTCATGTTGAAATTGTTTTTCGTATTTTCTTATTGTTTCTCTATAGTTCATGAGGCTGTTAAATTTACTGAAATACAAGATAAGAGAGATATATGTTTGCCATTACATATTGTCAAATTATAGCTAACCTGAAGAACTCCTTTGTAAAGCTAGGATCGCGACTTGGTAAATCTCTGGCATCCGCTTCCTCATAGTTACGTGGTTCGTCCACATTTATATCGTCCATGATTTGTTGAACAACTACGGTTTGTGATTTTACAGGGGCTTCCGAAGTTGTAACTATAGAAGTCAAGAAAATGCTACTAGCTCTTGGAACTACGTCGTCTTCCATTGCTTGATACGATACGCGAGGATTATCATCATCTAAGGCTATACTCAAAACCGTTCTTCTACGGCCCAAAATAGTTGAACGCCTAGTGGACATTTGAATtgattttgttgattttaaaaGCGCGTTGAAgttcaaacaaacaattttcaatataaaaaaaaatcaaaaatagtagaatattattataaaaatattagtttttggAACGCGGCAAGTGATCTAGacatttaaataagtaaatataatttgactacTTTGACAATTAAATAGCAGAGAATACATGCACCCACGGTACAGTCAgttacaatattttctttatgaaattattttattatactattacatttacaatttaatattgtattgtAAAAGTGTGAATTATTAAATAACATAACTATTTTAGACATTGCATAAAACAAAGAACTTAAGAATTATATTACAATTTAGGtgtgaaaacaaaattattgagtTGAATTTATGTAAGAAAAATGTGTGGATATCTCAAGTAGTGACAGTGCTATCATGAAAATATGATACACCTTCGATATTGATCCAACAGTGGTCGGTACGAGAGGAACTGCGACTGTGTAGGCAGCTCGAAATAAAATACACCCACAGAAAACTCTGttgctttaaattttgtaaatctttttcattttatttttaaacaagtaCTTTCTG
It contains:
- the LOC106621246 gene encoding uncharacterized protein, with product MSTRRSTILGRRRTVLSIALDDDNPRVSYQAMEDDVVPRASSIFLTSIVTTSEAPVKSQTVVVQQIMDDINVDEPRNYEEADARDLPSRDPSFTKEFFSKFNSLMNYRETIRKYEKQFQHEISLLLGAQPTAYEVVSLQRHLSYTSLWPPLHNRRELFRSRRLFDCLTSKQRSRLHQLMALR